One genomic region from Cardiocondyla obscurior isolate alpha-2009 linkage group LG01, Cobs3.1, whole genome shotgun sequence encodes:
- the Fdx2 gene encoding adrenodoxin-like protein 2, mitochondrial → MVLTRGLRSLFVAGINYACKYTSSSVMHVRAVSTMQPLSKNKEVTITFVKADGERIKAKGQVGNSILDIVVNNDIDLSGYGACEGTLTCSTCHLIFSKDVYDGLPDKPTDEELDMLELAQERGDTSRLGCQIIMTEKLDGIEVIVPTGINDARQT, encoded by the exons ATGGTATTGACACGGGGATTGCGGTCGCTGTTCGTCGCCGGAATAAATTACGCATGCAAGTACACGTCCAGCTCCGTGATGCACGTGAGAGCTGTGTCCACTATGCAACCGCTCTCCAAAAACAAGGA gGTTACTATAACATTTGTCAAAGCCGATGGTGAGAGAATAAAAGCAAAGGGGCAGGTGGGAAATAGCATTTTAGATATTGTGGTGAATAACGATATCGACTTGAGTGGTTATG GAGCTTGCGAAGGAACACTGACGTGCAGCACTtgccatttaattttttccaaggATGTGTATGATGGTCTTCCGGACAAACCCACAGATGAAGAGCTGGATATGCTGGAATTAGCACAAGAGCGAGGCGACAC TTCAAGATTGGGATGCCAGATAATAATGACAGAAAAATTAGACGGTATCGAGGTAATAGTGCCAACTGGCATTAATGATGCAAGACAAACGTGA